The sequence below is a genomic window from Setaria italica strain Yugu1 chromosome IV, Setaria_italica_v2.0, whole genome shotgun sequence.
CCTATGTACGTGTCATTTCTTGGTGTTGCAAGAGAGCGGTTGAGGATTTGATGATGGGAGAACTCAGGTAAAGATATCCAAATCTGTTTGTTTACTTTCTTTTTACCCATGCATTTGTATGATCTATAATTTCTTTCTCTATTCATGCTAGATATTTACCTGAATTCTAGATTGATAAATTATCACTTCTAGTCAGTAGATTGGTAATGTGTCGCCCACCAGTCCTAAAAATAACATGATGCAGAATGAAGTTTGTAATTTGTGTTTAACTATAAAATCACAACTTACTTATACTAGAATTATACCGTAATGTAGTGCTATAATTTTGTTTTTATTACTGTAAATATTCTATTGATTTCTTTCCTGTCTGTGCATTATTTAGCCATTTATTTATAGAGGGATAAAAGTCATGGGCATATATATGTACCCAGAGGGAGGATACATCAGGTTTGGATTTGAAAGATGtttatattatattttatatttgCATTTACTTGTTTTTCAAGTGTCATGCAGGTGCATAGATATGAATGCATGGTTTGTGAATTCTAATGATAAGCTGTGCTGACGAATCTCCATCCCAGAAGGCCCTTTTAATAGTTTTGTTGGGGGATATTTGCCCAGTGAAAAGTCACTGATGATGCTACATTGCTACTTGAATGCGTGAAATGAGTTTAGGAAATGCACACATAGTAACTTCGACATGTATCTttcttcaaattttgaatttgtgTTCCTGTAAATGCAGTCAATAACCTAGGATTGTTTTTTCAATTTTGAGTGAAATCGGTGTAAAAATTGGACGGACGGACAAACAGTGGATATATATATGCTGttttcttgaattttttttttgaaagttttGATCCGTTAATgtatcaaaattcaaacatgatTCTTGGCCTGTTGTGTAAAATTGTCGGAAACTACTCCGTGGTCAACAGCAGCCAAAGAGACCTAACGAGTGCACCAGACAGGTGGTGGACCCGTTAGGTGGAAGCGGGGTGCTGCAGTAACAGCTGGACGCGTTTGCGGAGGAAAACTGACTAGCTAGCGTTTCTTTAGTGGGTGTTTGCACCTGTTACATTGAattttagatactaattagaagtattaaatataggctaattataaaactaattgtatagatggagtctaattcgtaagaagaatctattaaatctaattagtccatgatttgacaatgtggtgttgCAGTAACCATTtgataatgatggattaattaggattaatagattcgtctcgccgaattagctcatgtttaatcctcttaattagcatccgaacatccgatgtgacgctgctaaagtttagcacatagtatTAAACACAATTCCTCAGTCACCTGCTGAGGAGACAGACTCAATTTAATTTGAGCTAGTGCAGCAAGTAATGATTTGCTAGCAAATTCAGGGCACAAGATCTCAAAATCGAATTTGTGCAACCAAAAGTTCAAGCAAAGGAGTTTCGTTGGGCGTGGATGCGCGTGAGCCAGGTGAATATGTGCTTACCAGGACGGTTAAGCCGGTGACGCTGGTGAAGGAGTTTGCCATggaggcgccggcgaggggaagCTCGCCGAGGTGGCCGACGTACATGACGGAGATCATCTGGATGACGTTCTGCAGCAGCGCGCCGGCGATCAGCGGCCCCGCCAGCCATAGCTGCTTCTTCACCTCCTCACGCACCCCCAGGTGCTTCCCGGGTTGGTCTGCGTCGACGTCCAGGAGAGCTTCCTCGACGTTCGCCTTCATCGCGCGCGTTCTGTCGTCTCGTCTCCCACCCTGTTGCTAATGTTCCGTGAGCAAGAGAGCGGGAGTGGAAAGACGGGCACAGAGGATGGGACCCCCTCTCCCACGCCCTCTGATTATGTATGAGGGTGCCGGTCGATCTGCCTCCCGCACCGTGTGCTATGAAGCTAGTAGCTCACTTTTCATACGGCTCCTCTGTCCTCCACAGCTCCACCCCAATGATGCCGCCAACATGGTCTCGCTCCCAGTGGGGCCCACTAACAGTTCAATGCATGGCTCCAAGGCCGAACTTACACCACCACAAGTAGAGGGTCATTTGACCGGTGGAATGATCCCATCAAGATAGACTTCTCGTGGAAACCCTTGCGTCAAGATGGTGTTGTTTCACATGATCACTTtcatttggaattttttttaaaatataatctGCCTCTAGTGCTCTATCTAGAGTTATTTGGATCATATCCGTTCCTGTTATTACTAGTGTCTTAATTGTAGTCGAAACCGTTATTCATTTAATATTGTTTTTTGCTTGAATTTATGTTGATCACATGATTGGTTGATTGCATCAGACATGCCTTGTTTGAAACCCACTGCTAGAAAAATGACATTTCGTTCCATGCTTTAATACCAGTCACATTTTGACTCAGAAGCCTTTTAGTACCAAGTGATAACACTACCTTGTACTAAAAGGTCACTTTTTCAACACCCCGTCCTTCAAAGCCACACCGCCCAGTCCTTCCAAGcggcgggcacgcgtacacataacACCATGCTTACACTTCCGTCCTCGCTTCGGGTAATAGAGTTAatccgaaggtgctatggctggtggACAAAGACtaataagttggctccaccctttcTCAGCTAGCAATATAGTACTAGACATACGCACCTGCACCATGGGCCACTACTAGGCCATCCAAATTTGGATCGGGTGTCACATACACCCCCCTAAAAGAACCCGATGTTTtcgtcggtccaactcacccacacttAGTCAAATATCTAGGACCCAGTACTAaagctcccaaccggtactaaaggtcacccattagtaccgggtggagcctccacctggtactaatgtgcctgagggcctttagtactgcATGGAggctccactcggtactaatgggtgacctttagtatcggttgaaaCTCCCAACCgttactaaagggggtcacccATAAATCAGGCCCTTTCTCCTCCGCCTGGCTTCACCCATCTTATCTTCCCGGACCTCTTCACCTGGCCTCACCCTCTCCCTCTTCTCTtcgccctctccctctcccctctaCTCTCAGCTCCCCCCGGCGACGACGGCTGGCCCCTCCCTCCCTAGCGATGGCCGccacctctctccctccctccctccacttcTCACTCTCGAGGCCGGCCggcacctcctctgcctcccctcacccccctccgctcgcccctcatcggcagtgaggagcagcggtggggcgaggtgaggcggcggcgtgcaATGTGAGGTCCGGCGGCGCGGGCTGGGTGATGGCGGTGCGCGGGTTGCAGGCCACGATGGCGGGCGCAGCTAGGAGCGGGCTGCAGGCGGCGTCGatagcgggcgcggccgggagCAAGCTGCAAGCGGCGTCGACGGTGGGCGCAACTGCGGGCGACGACGAGCGCTGATCTGGATCCAGGTGTGTCCCTTTCCCCCTAACCCTCAATTCCTCTCACTCGGTTCGATCGCCGGCGAGGGGCCAAGTGCCTGGCGGGGCGTGTCTCCGGCGAGGGGCCAAGCGGCCGGCGGGGGGCGTGGGGTCCAAGGGCAGCGGCGGGAGGCAAGGGTGGCGATGTGGGTaagggcggcggccggtgggatGCAACTTGTCCACGGCAGCAGGGTGCGGCTCGGGCTCAGGCCGGTgggtttttattttttaatacccttttagtaccgattatttgaTCTGATTCTCTAATGGAAGTGATTCTGTggttgaaagtgattctctttgattctctagtaTAAACATTTAGAATCAGAAtgaagaatcacttcacagaatcaagaGTAgccctcttagttcatttcagagaatcactccACAGAATCaacagagaatcacttctctctgaaaaataGTTTGGCAGAGTTCCTGCTAAATTCAACAGAGAATCAGCTTTGGGAGCTCTGCAAAACGCACCCTTAATCGCCATTTACCAGCTGGCCTTCTGTCCACGAGCTGAGGACTCTACGTGCGTGTCAATGAAAACTACATCTTCCTTTTGGTGCTACTATTAGATTACTACGTGACCAAATCTTAGTTCATCTGGCCTTCTTCATTTTTGTTCAATTACCGCAATACGGATTTCGTTTTCACTGCGGGTCCATGAACTAGGCAACGGCAGCATTATCGATCTCCTCGAGAACGGAGGGAGAGATCACGGCGCAATCGACCAAAGGGTCGGCTTGATCGATGCATCTCAAGGAGAAGCCGGCTCGAAGAAGCAAGCTGAAAGAGAGGCTTTTCTCGATCTCCAAGCGGAAGGCAGATCGGGTAAAATCACTGAGATCGACAGGCGGGGGCTACGTCTGCGTGGCATCCGGATTGCAGCAATGCTGCAAAGAAATAACCACTGAGATTGCGAGATTAGCAGTTTAGCATAGGGAAAGTGACGTACATCGAGCAGGCGGACAATCAGAGGGTGCATGACTAGCAGACAAAAGCGTGGATTTCAGCGAAGGCAGACAAGGATCCTGCTGGGCCTATAAATACTTGAGGTTCTATCGCTTCAGAATCATCTATCCCTTCCAGTTTCGCTGATTGGGACACTGCGATTCTTCTCCTAGATAGCTAGCATGCAGCAACCAGTGCGCGCTAATGGCGGCAGGATCACCGTCGACGCCAGTGCGCCCGCGCCCAAACGCTCCCTGGCGGACAAGCCGCCGTTCACGCTAGCCGACATCAAGCGAGCCATCCCGCCGCACTGCTTCCGACGCTCCGTGGCCAGGTCCTCTGCCTACCTCCTtcgcgacctcgccgccgtcgccgcgctcttCTACTTCTCCCTGCGGGTGATCCCGGCGCTCCCCGCGGGCGGCCTGCTCCGGCTCGCCGCGTGGCCGCTGTACTGGGCGGCGCAGGGCTGCGCGCTCAACAGCGTGTGGGTGCTCGCGCACGAGTGCGGCCACCACGCCTTCTCGGAGCACGCGGCCCTGGACGACGCCGTCGGCTTCGCGCTCCACACGGCGCTCCTCGTGCCCTACTTCTCATGGAAGcacagccaccgccgccaccacgcaaACTCAGCGTCCCTCGACCGCGACGAGGTGTTCGTGCCGTGGCGCAGGTCCGAGCTGCCATGGTACGCCGGCGCGATCCATAGCTGCGCCCCCGTCCGGTTCGCCGTCCTCGCCCTCGTGCTCGTCGTCGGGTTCCCGCTCTACCTGACCTGCAACATCACCGGCAGGCCGTACCCGCGTCTCGCCAACCACTACGACCCCTACTCGCCCATCTTCTCCACGGCCCGGGAGCGCGCGCAGGTCGTCGTCTCCGACGCCGGCGTCCTGGCCTTCTCGCTCGCGCTGCACCGCCTCTCGGCCGCGGCCGGGTTCTGGACGGTGGCGCGCGTGTACGGCGCGCCGCTGCTCGTGGTGAACGGGTGGCTGGTGCTCGTCACGTTCCTGCACCACACGGATCCGGCGGTGCCGCGCTACGACTCCGGCGAGTGGGACTGGCTCCGCGGTGCGCTGGCCACGGTGGACCGCGACTACGGCGCCTTCCTCAACGGCGCGTTCCACAACATCGCCGACACGCACGTCGTGCACCACCTCTTCCCGTCCATGCCGCACTACCACGCCAAGGAGGCCACCAGGGCGATCCGCCCGGTCCTCGGCGAGTACTACCAGTTCGACTCCACGCCCATCGTGCGGGCAGCGTGGCGGGCGGCCAAGGAATGTTTGTATGTCGagcccgaccgccgccgcgatgGTGTCTACTGGTATAGCAACAAGTACAAAGTCGAGCCCGAAGGCTGCCGCAAGGGATGATACCATATTGGTGTCAACTGTGCACCGGGTTCGACGTGGTGTTGCTGTGTTGGTACCGTCCAATGTGGCCGGTAAAGTcgacaatggagaaatttttgatttatatacatgtattatttagagctcatatttataatattttagaataagctataattttttggatgctatgtttcgtattagtcaaagaaattgatacgaggttagaggaataatttcatagcttagaacttttcaaatatgagctaaataaattgtggggaaaatatataatttgttcatagtttagtcaattgcaaatatgaactaaataaattgtggtacataaaGATGGCTATTgttgctggaggtagtggcgatgctGGGGGCCATCGttgttcctctcgcggcaaggggaaaaccatagttggccctcatgataagcccaAAAAAATAAGCACGTGGGAGAAAACAATGTTTCGTTATTTACAAAGGTGTCATGAAAATGCTGTTGCGGCAGGTTAGAAAGTTCCTTTTGGTggttgttatgctccaccgccagtctcgggggtttcaggtccactaagtactaccgttgcaggaTGCACAattaaaccacaggatgaggctaggTCAGTGAAACCTTCGTTTTCGCTGCCCAatgatgcttaaagtcctcctagatagtactcagtggatgttttgtcatagtgtattatgttgtttgggtctgaaatttaaatttgtgtatttcaacctaaactttcagcaacatttgagttagGCGTAGTATATCATATTGTTTGggtttgaaatttaaatttgtgtatttctatctaaactttcagcaacatttgagtttaatggtatttgtatcatgtttgttatgtttcatgtataattgtatgaatgattagaatatcttttgttcggtaatactttgtagatgaatcggcaatggatgtacaacgcagacaaatgctccatggagtacattaatggtttgcgtggttttctcgatctggcagaATCTGTTCGGTTTCATTTATTGTCCATGcagaatttgcaaaaataagaaggattactcatccagaaagactattcacgcccacatatatagttctgccttcatgcctaactattttgtttggaccaagcacatCAAAAGAGAAGTTatcatggaagatgatgatgatgaagaagatgacaacattcctgattggattcaaggaggtgcttttgcagatgctccaatgggcgaggtTAAAGAAGAGATAggcgaggcagaaggtcctatcaatgatctaggtcaggtgttgcgagatgcaaaggaagattgcgagaatgtgaaggagtaaaaaaagttcgagcgtatgttagatgatcataagaaattgttgtacccagattgcaaacagaggcacaaaaagttgggtaccacattgaaaatgctgcaatggaaggtaaaaaatggagtttctgataaggattttgatgagttaatgaaaattataaagaacatgcttcccgaggggaacgaattgccgtcctcaacgtacgaagcaaaaaaggttgtttgccctctgggtttaGAGGTACGAAAGATACATGCACGttctaatgactgtatcctctatcgcggtgaggaatatgagaaattggagacTTGTTCAGTGTGCGAAGCACTGCATTATAAGATCATGCGAGATGACCtgagtgatgttgaggggcaggccagcaagaagaagttcctgcgaaggtaatgtggtatttttaCCTGTAGTACCACgattgaagcgtttgttcagaaacaaggcacatgcaaagttgatgcgttggcacaaaaaagaacgtaagcaagatgaaatgatcaaacaccccgctgatgggtcctAGTGAAGAACTGTTGATAGAAAATTTTagcgagtttgaaaaggatacaaggaacatacggtttggtttaagGATAAATGATTCAATCTATTTGATGAGTtaagtagtggtcatagcacttggcctgtgactttacgtatgttcaaccttccgcctTGGAtatgcatgaagtggaagttcattatcatgtcggtaattatccaaggcccaaaacaacctggcaatgacattgatgtttacctaaaaccgttggttgatgaacttttactgttatggaaggaagaaagtGTACGTGTGTAGAATGAGTATGAAAAGGAGACTTataatctatgagcattgttgttcgtaaccattaATGATTGGCTGACGCTTGGTAATCTGTTCGGACAGACAAAAAAGAGATATCGAGCTtgcacgcactgtttagatgatacttgtagcatgtatttgaaatactgtaggaaggtcgtgtgtATGGGTAATTATCAATTTCTTCTTGCTAAGCAcctgttaagaaagaaagggaagtattttgaaggggaggaagaaaaacgtactaagcccgttcaccgtaatggtaaacatgtattttctatgataaaggatgtgagggtagtctttggcaagggctctggtagcgAACCTATTCCGAATGACGAGGATGGACATGCACCCacgtggaagaagaagtctatattttgggagctaccttattgggatgTCCGTGAGGTCCGTAAatcgactagttttggtgctcttcgagtacatctggttgaatcttcaaaggtacccaaagactgccatgcggctagaatgtactgaagcctcatttaactcagtctcatgtccttcaatcttgaatttctATATGGAAGTGTCAGATTTAGTAGGCTGatagtccactagggggttacccaagtggtagatttgtaggcagggatgattgtgagatcaagaactcgaaggtaatcatgagaatacgaaggtttagacaggttcggacctccggagagtaatacctaCATCCTGTATTTTGGTGGTTTGTAATGCTTGAGGATTAAGAAACATTGGGTTGCCCTCCgggggcgcccttggccgccttatataggttgataatatagggttacaagttggtttgaatctaatctacttgatagttacatggaaggtgatctgagtcggattacaatacgtatcccgcaatatccgggctgatttgaatcgcctgACCTCCTTGGCATGTACTCCAAATATCTTCATATCCTTGGCCCGCATGCcttggtcgggcgggcccacttgtcaggatctgctagtatcctggtccgtagggacccatggggtacccatatccctcaagcccctgagcgatgtgtaGGTGAAGGGGTACTTGAGGTTATCACAGtgaagcttggaatgtagttggctgaagctgcgatggcgtctTGGTGACAGAGAGGCTAcatagtgctcaaaaaagaagaaaatctgagCGAACGCGGAGCCATACGCGCAGAGCGAAGTCgagtgccgatttgatggatgTACGgtgttgacgctaaaaatcggccgatgactctcagcgtcggacacatgacccgggagaatctgcttagctcctgttcgggttattgccctggtgcggttcgcgtggcgtgtcaatcaatctgacctgttgattgacaaggaaagaaaagtattaaattttaGGGGTTTTGAtcagctaaggttccgatctatctcgaaaagcgtatcagcgaatcggccaatttactgtgtagatgaccggctatagaacaaccgatgatcacgtagcaaaTGTAAagaaaaactactagagcaacctaaacaatgctacaaaagcaacacttgaatagatctaatcggctatatgatgatAAATAAAAGTAATGATGAAAAGCCAACAGTTCGTGTCTcaagttggataactggtgataaaactaaaacaacaggtaaCACCTATAATtttagttaatatcgataactggtgaat
It includes:
- the LOC101768137 gene encoding fatty acid desaturase DES2; amino-acid sequence: MQQPVRANGGRITVDASAPAPKRSLADKPPFTLADIKRAIPPHCFRRSVARSSAYLLRDLAAVAALFYFSLRVIPALPAGGLLRLAAWPLYWAAQGCALNSVWVLAHECGHHAFSEHAALDDAVGFALHTALLVPYFSWKHSHRRHHANSASLDRDEVFVPWRRSELPWYAGAIHSCAPVRFAVLALVLVVGFPLYLTCNITGRPYPRLANHYDPYSPIFSTARERAQVVVSDAGVLAFSLALHRLSAAAGFWTVARVYGAPLLVVNGWLVLVTFLHHTDPAVPRYDSGEWDWLRGALATVDRDYGAFLNGAFHNIADTHVVHHLFPSMPHYHAKEATRAIRPVLGEYYQFDSTPIVRAAWRAAKECLYVEPDRRRDGVYWYSNKYKVEPEGCRKG